One Rhizobium sp. NRK18 genomic window carries:
- a CDS encoding inorganic phosphate transporter, translating into MANSKPRLEKLTLDKDLDKITHVEAATHFVSKSLVAPGIGLIFLILAMLFAAVFVGKGESSLIMIAAAALGAYMAMNIGANDVTNNVGPAVGSRAMTMTLALVVAAIFETAGALIAGGDVVSTISKGIIDPSLIPSADMFIWAMMAALLSSALWVNLATWIGAPVSTTHAVVGGVMGAGIAASGFGTINWQSMSAIAASWVISPFLGGIIAALFLAFIKEFIIYREDKIAAAKKWVPVLIAIMTGAFTAYLSLKGLNHLISISLAGAALIGLVAGGIGWAVSVPLVARQARGLENRNQSLRKLFQIPLIFSAALLSFAHGANDVANAIGPLSAVVHAAEANEISANVNIPLWVMIIGAIGISLGLLLFGPRLIRLVGEQITKLNPMRAYCVALSAALTVIVASWLGLPVSSTHIAVGAVFGVGFFREWYTKNSKRRAAYIQMKAGKPETVKQPSEEEIRRRYLVRRSHFMTIVAAWIITVPASALLAAVIYWILGSIAV; encoded by the coding sequence AAAACTGACCCTCGACAAGGATCTCGACAAGATCACCCATGTCGAGGCGGCGACGCATTTCGTTTCCAAGTCACTGGTCGCACCCGGCATCGGTCTCATCTTCCTGATCCTGGCCATGCTGTTTGCCGCCGTGTTCGTCGGCAAGGGCGAAAGTTCGCTGATCATGATCGCGGCCGCCGCACTTGGCGCCTACATGGCGATGAATATCGGCGCCAATGACGTGACCAACAATGTCGGCCCGGCCGTCGGCTCCCGCGCCATGACGATGACGCTGGCGCTCGTCGTCGCGGCCATCTTCGAGACCGCCGGCGCGCTGATTGCCGGCGGCGATGTCGTGTCGACCATTTCCAAGGGCATCATCGATCCGTCGCTGATCCCGTCCGCAGACATGTTCATCTGGGCGATGATGGCGGCGCTGTTGTCGTCGGCGCTGTGGGTGAACCTGGCGACCTGGATCGGCGCGCCGGTCTCGACGACCCACGCAGTCGTCGGCGGCGTCATGGGGGCCGGCATCGCGGCATCCGGATTCGGAACGATCAACTGGCAGTCCATGTCGGCGATCGCGGCGAGCTGGGTCATTTCGCCCTTCCTCGGCGGCATCATCGCCGCGCTGTTCCTCGCCTTCATCAAGGAATTCATCATCTACCGCGAAGACAAGATCGCGGCCGCCAAGAAGTGGGTTCCGGTATTGATCGCGATCATGACCGGCGCATTCACCGCCTACCTGTCGCTGAAGGGTCTCAATCATCTGATTTCGATCTCGCTCGCCGGCGCGGCGTTGATCGGCCTCGTCGCCGGCGGCATCGGCTGGGCGGTTTCGGTGCCGCTTGTCGCCCGCCAGGCTCGAGGTCTCGAGAACCGCAACCAGTCGCTGCGCAAGCTCTTCCAGATTCCGCTGATCTTTTCGGCCGCCCTGCTGTCCTTCGCCCACGGTGCAAACGACGTGGCGAACGCGATCGGACCGCTTTCCGCCGTCGTCCATGCCGCCGAAGCGAACGAAATTTCCGCGAACGTCAACATTCCGCTGTGGGTCATGATCATCGGCGCCATTGGCATCTCGCTCGGCCTGCTGCTGTTCGGCCCGCGCCTGATCCGCCTCGTCGGCGAACAGATCACCAAGCTCAACCCGATGCGCGCCTATTGCGTGGCGCTGTCGGCGGCATTGACGGTGATCGTCGCGTCCTGGCTCGGCCTGCCGGTTTCTTCCACCCACATCGCCGTCGGCGCCGTGTTCGGCGTCGGCTTCTTCCGCGAGTGGTACACGAAGAATTCCAAGCGCCGCGCCGCCTACATCCAGATGAAGGCCGGCAAGCCCGAAACGGTCAAGCAGCCATCGGAAGAGGAAATCCGCCGCCGCTATCTCGTGCGCCGCTCGCATTTCATGACCATCGTCGCCGCCTGGATCATCACGGTGCCGGCATCGGCCTTGCTTGCGGCGGTCATTTACTGGATACTCGGCTCCATCGCCGTCTGA
- a CDS encoding 16S rRNA (uracil(1498)-N(3))-methyltransferase — MRANFRMQRLFVDAPLSAGAPVEADSAQFNYLANVLRMGDGAEILLFNGRDGEWRVDLSFPTRKRILLTPREQTRPQPDAPDLHYLFAPLKVGRMDYLVQKAVEMGAGTLVPVMTQHVQGKIHSTDKLKANVIEAAEQCGILSIPAVEEPVKLPDLLEGWDRSRRIIYCDEGHDGQNPLPVLSAIRETKLALLVGPEGGFSEAERATLRSLDFVTAIPLGPRILRADTAAVAALAVIQAAVGDWR, encoded by the coding sequence ATGCGCGCCAATTTTCGCATGCAGAGGCTGTTTGTCGACGCTCCGCTTTCCGCCGGAGCGCCGGTCGAAGCCGATTCCGCCCAGTTCAACTATCTCGCCAATGTGCTGCGGATGGGTGACGGGGCGGAGATCCTGCTCTTCAACGGCCGCGATGGCGAATGGAGGGTCGACCTGAGCTTTCCGACCCGCAAGCGCATCCTGCTTACGCCCCGTGAACAGACCCGACCGCAGCCGGACGCTCCAGACCTCCATTATCTCTTCGCGCCGCTCAAGGTCGGGCGGATGGACTATCTCGTGCAGAAGGCGGTCGAGATGGGTGCCGGCACGCTGGTCCCGGTCATGACCCAGCATGTACAGGGCAAGATCCATTCGACCGACAAGCTCAAGGCCAATGTTATCGAGGCCGCCGAACAATGCGGCATCCTCTCCATTCCGGCGGTCGAGGAGCCGGTGAAGCTTCCGGACCTGCTGGAGGGCTGGGACAGGAGCCGGCGCATCATCTATTGCGACGAGGGGCACGACGGCCAGAACCCGCTGCCCGTGCTCTCTGCAATCAGGGAAACGAAGCTTGCCCTGCTGGTCGGCCCGGAAGGCGGCTTCTCGGAGGCCGAGCGCGCAACGTTGCGTTCGCTCGACTTCGTGACGGCCATCCCGCTCGGCCCGCGCATATTGCGGGCGGATACCGCGGCCGTTGCAGCACTCGCCGTCATACAGGCAGCCGTCGGCGACTGGCGATAG
- a CDS encoding glutamate--cysteine ligase, with protein MARDTTDDTPITSIDELTDYLAGGCKPEADFRIGTEHEKFPFFVGTNEPVPYEGKASISALLNGMQEKLAWDPIIDEGKIIGLAEQHGMGAISLEPGGQFELSGAPLKYLHETCKESNQHLAMLRQIAEPLGIRFLGLGGSPKWTLEETPRMPKSRYGIMSRYMPKVGSQGLDMMYRTCTIQVNLDFSSEEDMARKMRVSTKLQSVATALFASSPFTDGKPNGLVSWRGDIWRDTDNQRAGLLPFIFDEDFGFRRYVEWALDVPMYFIVRDGRYRDCTNITFRQFMAGALKGEIDAWAPTMGDWTNHLSTLFPEVRLKRFLEMRGADGGPWRRICALPAFWTGLLYDASALDAAEALTADWSFEDVRAMRDAVPSQGLKATIKGRSVLDTAREVISIARTGLKSRANLNSDGEDESVFLATLDEIIAKKATLADDLLMLYHGRWNGSVEPVFSEYQY; from the coding sequence ATGGCCCGCGATACGACCGACGATACACCGATCACCTCGATCGATGAGCTGACCGACTACCTCGCCGGCGGCTGCAAGCCGGAAGCCGATTTCCGCATCGGCACCGAGCACGAGAAATTCCCCTTCTTCGTCGGCACGAACGAACCCGTTCCCTATGAGGGAAAAGCCAGCATTTCCGCACTGCTGAACGGCATGCAGGAGAAGCTCGCCTGGGATCCGATCATCGACGAAGGCAAGATCATCGGGCTCGCCGAGCAGCATGGCATGGGGGCGATTTCTCTGGAGCCGGGCGGGCAGTTCGAGCTGTCGGGCGCACCGCTGAAATATCTGCACGAGACCTGCAAGGAATCCAACCAGCATCTGGCAATGCTGCGCCAGATCGCCGAGCCGCTCGGCATCCGCTTCCTCGGCCTTGGCGGCAGCCCGAAATGGACGCTCGAAGAAACCCCGCGCATGCCGAAATCGCGCTACGGCATCATGAGCCGCTACATGCCGAAGGTCGGCAGCCAGGGCCTCGACATGATGTACCGGACCTGCACGATCCAGGTGAACCTCGACTTCTCCTCGGAAGAGGACATGGCGCGCAAGATGCGCGTGTCGACGAAGCTGCAGTCGGTCGCAACCGCCCTCTTCGCCTCCTCGCCCTTTACCGACGGCAAGCCGAACGGGCTCGTCTCCTGGCGCGGCGATATCTGGCGCGACACCGACAACCAGCGCGCCGGCCTGCTGCCCTTCATCTTCGACGAGGACTTCGGTTTCCGGCGTTACGTCGAATGGGCGCTCGACGTGCCGATGTATTTCATCGTCCGTGACGGACGTTACCGCGACTGCACCAACATCACCTTCCGCCAGTTCATGGCCGGTGCGCTGAAGGGTGAAATCGACGCCTGGGCGCCGACGATGGGCGACTGGACCAATCATCTGTCGACGCTCTTCCCGGAAGTGCGGCTGAAGCGGTTCCTGGAAATGCGCGGCGCCGACGGCGGCCCGTGGCGGCGCATCTGCGCCCTGCCCGCCTTCTGGACCGGCCTGCTCTATGACGCCAGTGCGCTCGACGCCGCCGAGGCACTGACCGCCGACTGGTCGTTCGAGGACGTCCGGGCAATGCGTGACGCGGTTCCCTCGCAGGGGCTGAAGGCGACGATCAAGGGACGGTCGGTGCTGGATACGGCCCGCGAGGTGATTTCCATCGCCCGAACTGGTCTGAAATCCCGTGCCAATCTCAACAGCGACGGCGAGGACGAGAGCGTCTTCCTGGCGACGCTCGACGAGATCATCGCCAAAAAGGCAACGCTCGCCGACGACCTCCTGATGCTCTACCACGGCCGCTGGAACGGTTCGGTCGAGCCTGTCTTCTCCGAGTATCAATATTGA
- a CDS encoding DUF937 domain-containing protein, whose product MLPLFDMMMQAQNGAAVEAMAKQYNIAQEQAAKAMAAMMPAFSSGLQRKAANPYDFTAFLAAMHSGNYAEYFEDIGKAFTPKGIADGNAALETIFGSKDVSRAIAAQVAQMTGIGQEIVKQMMPATASTLMGGIFKQSMGQVQQANAAFASSPMGSMMQQWLESTGFAPKPQPQPNPFDNPFTQAMQSMFGGQQQAKPVNPADMFAANPFMKMFSDMMKPAEDKKPDPKPEPKPEPPKESAASADMKQYSDMMSAMFDSGLEVGKAYQKSIESILDGYMNNGANADKG is encoded by the coding sequence ATGCTGCCACTGTTCGATATGATGATGCAGGCGCAAAACGGCGCCGCAGTCGAAGCCATGGCGAAGCAGTACAACATCGCCCAGGAGCAGGCGGCCAAGGCGATGGCCGCCATGATGCCGGCCTTCTCATCCGGCCTGCAGCGCAAGGCAGCCAACCCCTACGATTTCACCGCCTTCCTTGCCGCCATGCACTCGGGCAATTACGCGGAATATTTCGAGGATATCGGCAAGGCCTTCACGCCGAAGGGCATCGCCGACGGCAATGCGGCACTCGAAACCATCTTCGGTTCGAAGGACGTGTCGCGGGCGATCGCCGCGCAGGTGGCGCAGATGACCGGCATCGGCCAGGAAATCGTCAAGCAGATGATGCCGGCGACCGCCAGCACGCTGATGGGCGGCATCTTCAAGCAATCCATGGGTCAGGTGCAGCAGGCGAACGCCGCCTTCGCCAGTTCACCGATGGGAAGCATGATGCAGCAGTGGCTGGAAAGTACCGGCTTTGCGCCGAAACCGCAGCCTCAGCCTAATCCGTTCGACAATCCCTTCACACAGGCGATGCAGTCGATGTTCGGCGGGCAGCAGCAGGCCAAGCCTGTCAACCCAGCCGACATGTTTGCCGCCAACCCGTTCATGAAGATGTTTTCAGACATGATGAAGCCGGCAGAGGACAAGAAGCCGGATCCCAAGCCCGAGCCGAAACCGGAGCCGCCGAAGGAAAGCGCTGCAAGCGCCGACATGAAGCAGTATTCGGACATGATGAGCGCGATGTTCGACAGCGGGCTGGAAGTGGGCAAGGCCTACCAGAAAAGCATCGAATCCATTCTCGACGGCTACATGAACAACGGCGCGAACGCGGACAAGGGCTGA